The DNA segment tccctatccctatccctatcccgcgtaccaaacattgaataataattctggactatcatatttttatccctatcccaaccatttatccttgtcactatcccaacatttatccctatcccaatagaataccaaacgctcCGTAAGTATAGAAAACAATTCTAGTCCTTGGCTAGAGAAAATCAGAACAAGATCCTAcatattttttcttcatttggTTAATATCTCTAATAGAGGTATCACTACTGTGTATTTAAAAAGGTGTGTGGCTGTAATTATATTTTTCAGGTGTTTATGCTGACTTAGGCTTCAAAGAAGGGGATCTTGTTTTGAAGGATCAAATGCTTGTTGGTAATCAGCATCCTTCAAACAAGGTATCAGAAATATGGAAGCTTCTTCTTATATAGTTCTTGCCTCCTATTGCTCAAAAGGTTCCAATTTTCTATTCTCCTTTTACTTTGTCCAATTTGCAGATTGACTGTATGGTCTGCAGCTTTTGTTTTCAATTTATTGGTTCAATAGAACTTCAGATTGGGAGGAAGCTCTATTTGCAAAATCTAGGCCTCTCAGCAAGCAATATATGTGATAAGGGAATAAACTCACATATTTCAACTGATTTATGTGATTTTAATTCATCCGATGAAGAGGGTGATGGCCACATGAATAATTGTGAAGATTTTGCAAAAGGTGCTTCCAACGGTTCCAATAACGAAGTTCCTTTGCCTACCGGAGTTGTGGAATCATTAATGAGTGGCAAATTGGTGTTGCCTCAATCAGACAAGTTTCCCATGCCTGCAGCCATTTCTTGTCCAGGCGGATGTGGAGAAGCTTTCTACTGTAGGTAGTAAGCAAGGCCATTAAACTTTGTTAATTGGTTATTCTCTTGTGACATAATATTTCATTTCAAATCTCTCCTCTAGTTAATCTAATCTTTCTCTTGTTAATGCATGCATGCATTGGTCCTCTGTGTTGTGAAGTATGTTGCATATTTAACAGCTACAACCAGAATACATGATTCCTGAACAGCAGTTGGGGGTTCCTGAGATATTTATTTGCAATTACGGCATAAATTATGCTGTTCTTCCATTTGATACGGTgcatgttataaattataatcagaTTTGGGACTGGATACCTGAATAATATCACCAAAGAGTGCAATGAGGCGATTATCTCTAGCCAACAACTTTTGATTTTCTATTAACCACACTAGGACATAGTGGCTTTCCACTTCAAATGTCTTAAAAGCTCTTAGAAAACTTAGCAAGTCAAAATCTTGTGGGAGGATGGATGCTGCTATATGATAGTTTGCAGGGTTTTAATTGGTCGTTTTGACTGGACCATTTTCAGCTAAGGCTCCTGATCTTGATTTTATTCTGTTTCCATGTGTAGTTTCATTGCATGTATTTCTGGAAAAATCTGCTCTTGCTACTTGTGTTTATTAGGCACCAACCATGAGCCATTCCTTTTCTAACAATATTGCCAAAATGGTTTAGCAAATTGTGTGCAGAAGCAGATTGGCAATCGTCTCATTCCTTACTTTGTATCGGGGAGAGTTCAGAATCACCATCTAGAGAGGCGCTTTTGAAATTTATACAACATGCTGATGGTAAGGTCTAAATTTAGGGCCATTCCTGTTCAAGTCTATCTCATTATATTAGTCTAACTCATCATATTTGTGTTCCCTATCTACATACTTTTATTTTACAGAAACAAATGATATCTTCCTCCTTGCTGCCAAGGTAAATTCCATCTcgtttttttccttgttttaaATTGGGCAACCTGAAATATTATATAGGTCTAGATATGATACAAAAGCTTTGATTTGTTGTGATGAACTTGAACCATACAGATTAGTATCTACTAAAAGATCTATAAACTACGAACTCTGCTGCTTCTGTTTTGAGTTAGATCATTCTATGGACACCAATCTAGAGCACTTTAAGATTTCATTGGTGAATGTATTTGgatcaaatttaaataaaattatctaTAGTTTGCATTATCTACTGGAAAGGCTGTGTTTGGCATGGTTTTTTTACCCAAGTAAAAACATGTATTTGTGTTGGGGCATTTTCCCCCTTTTTTTGGCAGTGGTGGGGAATGAGACTCGTAGGTAGTCAGAGACCAgcaactttcatttttttttatatttttttacattacATCTGATAGGGATAAACAGGCCCATTGACCCTGTCTTTTGCTTGAACTTTTTCATCTTATTTCTTTAGTTCAGTTTTTTGGACATTGCATGtgctttataatttttaaaatgcaGTGGTAGGGAACATTCCGTGGGGCTTGAATCTATCCTGAATTGCACAAGGCTGAGTAAGATTCAATCTAGTTGATTGGAGATCACCTGACCATAATCTGGTCATCAAAATGTTTTAGTTTTGCTGATTTTAAGTGAAGTAAGAGAGATAAGATAGGGGGAGCTTAGCTTTTTGGAGGGTTTTAAATGAAACCTATTCAAATGAGGAAACATATGTACCTCACCTATCAATGAACATATCAATCAGAGTCAGCTCATTATAGacaatatctcaatgttatgaCTCTTAACTCTAGATACAATTTCTGCCAATTATTGGATGTCTAATAGgatgaaagaaaataaaatttgaaagagTTGGATAAAATTCAAACTACACAAATTTTTACTTTATGAAACCCTCCTTTGTTTAACGCTTTATGTCTAGCTACATGTTAAACTAGTTAAAATTAAAAGCACGGAACTTCTTGATGACTGTCATGCCTGAAAGGCAAACTATATATTTCAGCCCAATACATtgctggatttttttttttttattttgacaaaattttgatTTGTTCTATCTGAATGGCATTGCAAAGTGCGATGCAACTAATTTTTGGTATAAATGAAAGGCAATACAGCTTAAATTTTGAATAGATTGTTCTAATATTTCTATGAGACATGGAATATCAACCTTCTtgagaacttttttttttgttgacagACAATAGCTTTTACCATTCTGAGATATAGGAAGCTAAAAGCTGCGCATATAAAGCGACAAAGCAAGTACAAATATTCTGCTGCTTTGGACCATTCTGAACTGCCTTTACTTCTGGAGGCATGGAAGCCAATATCGATAGGATACAAGAGAAGGTACATATTATGTACGGTACCAGCTTTATGACATTGTCTGATGCATAACTGTGGAAGAAAGGCTTTAGATATCTGAGTAAGAAATTTGATTTCTCTTAAAGATTGAGATCCTCTCCTGTTTTACAAAAACAGGATAGGTCAAGTTTTTTTAATCCTAAACCCTTCATTTCATATGATGGGTTAGGATTTGAAGTTTATTATAATCAATCTTTTACTTAAagaataaacccatttaaaaatCTGGCAATTGATGGCattctatgttgcacggaaactcttcttcgCTAGCGTTTCTTGTCCGTTTCCATTACCATTTCCTAgctaaattttattaaaaataacatTTCACGGTgtccgtttccgtgcaacataaatGGCATTAAATTTCTCCTCAGTCTCTCTCTCAACGCCAATTTAATCCTTATTTAATTCCTTGTCTGTCATCTTGTTTACAATGTCATCATCAACGCCAATAAGGTCATCTTCGCTGTGTTCTCGcacttcattaattggattcTCCTACCAGAGGGCTGAAAATGAGCAGCAACACAGACACAGCTCCAACTGAACCTTTATACTTTGATACACCAAAATACCATTTCAATTCCAAATTACAGTTCCAATGAAGAATCTGATATTTTTCCTCTGTTATTGAACTTAGAAATGGTTGGTTGCTTCAAAGTGaagaaaataacaataaatatgCTTTAAAaatggtttttcttttttaaaatagaaatgAAGAAAGGAAAACTTCAACAGTAGCTATATTTGAACTTTCTAATCTCTGTggattttcttttcttatcAGTTTTTGTATCTTGTTGCGtaccttttttttataattattaattatggaCTAGTAATTGATGAAATTCTATTTTATGCTTTTCTTGAACAACTAGAGAAAACCCATATGAATGAATTGTTGGGATTTCAAGTTTGAAAACTTCATAGAGAAAGTTGAAATATAAGAGGAAGTGCGAAATGGAATGTTCTACAACAATGCTGGAAGATGAAGAGGCAGTTCGGATTTATAAGGGTAGAAAATGTTTAGCGGGCTGTAGAGCAGATAACGAGATTCTCCTCTGGTCACTTAGCTTATTCCAGCGTATGAAAAGAGTTTGCAGTTCTTCATGAGTATGCTAATGGAAATGAATCATGAACCTAAGGAATTCTTATTTTCATTTATAACCCACCCTTCACGGCTGTGAAGAAAGCAAGTCCCAGGTTTTATTTCAGCATTTTCTAATTCAATTCCAAATTCCCCATAATTTCAACTTTATCGCAACACAAGTTTCAGTTtagttgattaaaataaatgtCCATTCCCCATATCAGAATTTTAAGGATGATAATGGagatttttgtttttcaatGAGAAAAAATCTGGAGAAACTAGAAACTAGAATTTTAAGGATGAGAAGGTGTTGAGAGAGAAGAGTGAGAAGAATCTTAATGCCATTAATTGCAATCAAATTTTAAATGAGTACATTTTGAATTAAAGAAATCAATTATAATAAACTTCAAATCTCCCTTCATATTTCATGACGGATTAGGATTAAATAAACTTGGCACCTTTTTTGGAAAGATAGGAGAGGGTCTCAATCCTTCTCTTAGAAAGAGTGATATCGAAACTCTAGTTGGTGGTGCATAGAGTACACAAAATAAAGAGATGCCCATTGTTCTAAGCAAATACACAAAACTcaagaacttttttttttttttgaacttttaGGTGGTGGGAATGCATTTCACTGCCAGATGATGTTGATTGTTCCCACGAAACTGCTTTTAGGATGGATGTTAGAGATCTTGCATTCACGGTAAGATTTGAACATTGAGTAAGCTAAAGCCAGTTTGTGCAGTCTTTCTGCCTCATACACTCCTTGTCTTCATGCATGTTCTTGTCTGATCCAACataaatattttactttttgttaGCTAATCTATGAAATAATTATGTCATGAATTCGACTTTCTGGACAACATGTTGCCTCGGTTACTTATATGACTCATAATCATTGTAATTTTACTTATAAGATACTAGCATGATatgtattaatattaatagttaCTGATGAGGAGCTATTGGTTGGAACttggaattaaaataaacaaagaATAGCACTCAACTCCAAAATACAGAttcttaaaaagaaaaaaaactccaaaatgCAGATAATAGCTATAGTTTCTGGGATTTGATATTTTACGTTTAACTTTCACGTGGCTCGTTTATCTTTGGCTACTTGTTTCTCTTTTTATTACCTCTTAACTTGGGTTTCTCTTTTTCGTTATTTTCTGCATGCCAGTATTACTTTAAAAATAACCAATTGGATATTCTATTATGGAACAAAACAGACCAAAAAGTTGGAACTGTCATCTTACTGCAAAGTGTATGAAGCAAACATATGTTGTGTAGATTTATATAAATATCTTtttagttatttggtatttaTCCCTTAAGGATACTAACTAATTAGAGATTATCTTATTTTGTATATTGCTGATTGTTAGGAAATTAGTTCCTGACTTTAGGAGATTAGTTAACCTAGGTTATCTATACATTTGTAATCTGCCTATAAATAGGTTATTCTTTTGATGAATAAACATACGATTATTCACAAAAccacatggtatcagagctctctTTACTCTAATCGTATCTTTCTCCAGCcgttttttttaacctaaaGCAGCCGTCCTTCCTGGTGTTAACCTAAAGCAGCCGTTCTTCTCCTCTTTCTCAAGCCGCTCTTAACCTAAAACACCATGACAACAGAAAAAGACTCCTCCCATCCCTCCTTAATCTCGAACCCACCTCTCATAGTTGGCTCTTCATCTCACGGTACCGAGGCTGCCTCTGTGGTTACCAGCCACAAATTCAATGGCCACAACTATCTCCAATGGTCACAATCTGTGATGATGTATATCGGTGGAAAAGAGAAAGAGGAATACCTCACCGGAGAGGTAGTTGCTCCAAAAACTGATGATCCAAAGTACAAAACTTGGAAAGCTGATAATCACATGATTAAGTCATGGCTGATTAGTTCCATGAGTAATGAGATTGGAGAAAATTTTCTCTTGTACGCTACAGCTAAAGAACTATGGGATGCTGTAAAAGATTCTTattcaatttctgaaaatacagtaaaacctctatataggaatacgtttgggaccggacaatttgtataacaattgggaggttattcttatatagagtttggtaccaaaaaaaaaaatcaacacttaaagtttataaatttaatgtttagcatatcaagtctacgagttttatttccaatacctaaagaattggaagagttttgagtttagtttccaatacataaagaaaagagttttatgggaaaatggtaagaatttatagttaaagttggaatttgtgtgccaactcatatttaatctcaataatttttaaattttttaataaattttgtttaaatccttaatacatatatacattatttacataattattcctatatggaggtatagtttctaaaggtgggacttggattatgtataacaattaacatttgggaggttattcttatttataaccggcccaagttgggaccgaaattttttataacaaattggaggttattcttatatagagtattcctatatagaggttttactgtacatcAGAATTATTCGAAATTGAGGCTGCTCTCTATGATCTCCGCCAAGAAGATACCTCAGTCACTCAATACTTCAACACTCTTACACGCTGTTGGCAACAACTGGATCTGTTCGAATCCTACTCTTGGAAGTGCCCTGCAGATACTACTCTATACAAGAGCATTGTGGAGAAAAAGAGAACGTTCAAGTTTCTCCATGGCCTCAATAAGGATCTTGATGCAGTCAGGAGTAGAATCATGAGTACCAAGCCCCTTCCTCAAGTCAAAGAAGCATTCTCAGAGGTTCGACATGAAGAAAGCAGGAAGAAAGTCATGATGGGCTCTTCTATCCTTCCAGCTGCTCAGGACTCCTCTGCCCTTGCTGCCCGAGGACAATTCCAAGGTACCAACCAATTTAATCGACAACAGAAGGGACGTCCATGGTGTGATCATTGTCGTAAGCTTGGACATTTCAAGGAAACATGCTGGAAAATTCATGGAAAGCGTCATGGAAAGACGAGGAAAGTCATGGACATACTGCTGCCACTTCAAGTATCATTGCTGAAGGAACAGAAAGTGGATCTGATTCATCACCGTTTACTAAAGCATAGTTAGAGGCACTTCAGAAACTCTTGAGTCAGTCCAACATAACTACACCTGGTACAGGGCTGTTAGCCATGAAAGGTAATCATTCAGTAGCTCTTGTTGTCAATAAAAGACCTACTAATCCTTGGATCCTTGATTCTGGAGCATCAGatcatatgacaggtgatgcaaatattttttttgagttTCACCCGAGCTCAGAACATCATACAGTGAAAATTTCCGACGGTACATCATCTAAGGTTGAGGGGCTTGGGTTCAGTAAAAATAAATCAGAATCTAACTTTCACATCTGTTCTTTATGTGCCGAAACTAGACTGTAATTTACTATCTATCAGTAAATTTACTCGTGATCTCAATTGTGTGACTAAGTTTTATTCAAATCTGTGTGTGTTTCAGGAATTGGATTCGGGGAAGATGATTGGCAGTGCTAAGATGTGTTCTGGGCTCTATATCCTACAAGATCACACTCCACCAATTGGAACAGCTCAGAAGTTCAGTTTGTTTTCTTTAAATAATGAGTCTATTTCAAATAAAGATAGTGATATTATGTTATGGCATTATCGTCTTGGTCATCCAAATTTCTTGTATTTGTCAAAGATGTTTCCttccttatttattaataaaaatccAAACTCCTTTTGCTGTGAAATCTGTCAACTTGCAAAACATACTTGAAATACCTATCCTAGAATACCATATAAATCATCCAAACCATTTTCATTGATTCATAGTGACGTGTGGGACCCTTCCCGTGTAAATGCTATTGCGGGATAGAAATGGTTTGTATCTTTTATAGATGATCATTCTAGATTAACTTGGGTATTCCTCATGAAAACAAAATCAGAATTTAGTgaaatttttaggaattttcacTCTATGATTCAAACTCAGTTTCACACTAAAATACAAATCCTCAAGACCGACAATGCTAAAGATTTCTTCAATTCCATTCTTGGTTCCTATCTCACACAAGAGGGTATTATACACTTGAGCTCTTGTGTCAATACTCACAGCAAAATGGGATTGCCGAACGGAAAAATAGACATCTCTTAGAAGTTGCTCGTTCTCTCATGTTTTCTACTCAAGTTCCCAAATATCTCTAGGGAGAAGCTGTCCTTACAGCTACCTATCTTATTAACCGTATGCCTTCTCGTGTACTCAATTTTAAAACTCCGTGTCACACTGTCATGAAATCATTCCCTCACACGAGGTTCATAACTCTTCTTGATCCTAAGGTCTTTGGTTGTACAGCCTTCGTTCATCTTCCTTCTCAAAATCGTAGTAAGTTAGATCCCAAATCTATCAAGTGCATTTTTATTGGCTATTCCTCTCATAAAAAAGGTTATAAATGTTATTCTCCTATCACTCAGAAAATGAGATTCAGTGGGAGAATACTAGTGAATCTCATATTTGGGATACTGCTCCAAGTATCAACACTCCATTTATTGGCATTTATCATGAGGGTCCCTCCACCTCTCAAGTCACAGAAAATCAAGGTTTATCTAGTCCTCAGTCTAATCCCTTAGGTTCCCAATCCTCAGGTTCATCTTTGACAAGTCCATTTATGATCCTTGCCCCTCATCAAGAACCAGAAAACAGAGAAACTCTTGTCTatacaagaaagaaaaaatctGGTAACGATATAGAGCACATAACACATCCAGAGGACCGTCATGAATCGGAACCGAATTCTCTTTCAGAGGCTCATTCAGGTTTAAGTAATTCTGACCTTGATAATATTGCTCAAATAAATGATGATTCAGATCTGCCTATTGCATTGAGAAAGGGAGTTCGTAAATGTACAGAACATCCTATTGGCAATTTTGTTTCCTATAAAATATTATCACCATCCTATCATGCTTTTGTCTCCACCATTGATAATATACAGATTCCTCACACTATTCAAGAGGCACTAAGTGATTCACGCTGGAAAGAAGCTGTTCAAAATGAGATTGATGCTTTGCTAAAAAACAACACATGGACAATCACAAATCTACCACCTAGAAAAAGATTAGTGGGTTGCAAGTGGGTCTTTACAGTCAAATACAAAGCGGATGGCAATATTGAGAGGTTTAAAGCTCGCCTTGTTGCTAAAGGATTCACTCAGTCCTACGGAATTGATTATcaagaaacatttgctcctgttgcaaAGCTCAACACTATTCGTGTATTACTATCTCTTGCTGCAAATAAAGACTGGCCTCTACACCAATTTGATGTGAAGAATGCCTTCCTGAAGGGTGACCTTGAAGAAGAAGTTTATATGGACATTCCGCCAGGTTTCGAGAACTCTTCAAACCAGGGAAAAGTTTGCAAACTCAAGAAATCTTTGTATGGCCTTAAACAATCTCCACGGGCATGGTTTAGTAGATTCACTAAATCAATCACTCAAAATGGGTACACTCAATGTCAAGCAGATCACactttgtttgtgaaattttcaTCTGATAAAAGGATAGCTATCCTAATTgtttatgtagatgacataataatGACAGGTGATTACAAGGAAGAGATTGAAAGATTGAAAGACTTCCTATCTAAGGAATTCGAGATTAAAGATCTTGGAAGTCTTAGATACTTTCTTGGCATGGAATTTGCTCGACCAAAGCATGGCATCTTTGTTTCTCAACGCAAGTATGTCCTAGACTTACTAAAGGAAACAAGAATGCTTGGATGCAAACCAGTCTCAACTCCAATGGACTCCAATAAGAAAATTGGGTTAGAAATAAATACAACACCGGTGGACAAAGGAAGATATCAAAGATTAGTTGGTCGCTTGATCTATCTATCTCATACCAGACCTGATATTGGTTTCTCGGTTAGTGTCGTCAGTCAATACATGAACAATCCTACCGAAGAACACATGGAAGCAGTTACTAGAATCTTAAGGTACCTCAAGATGAATCCTGAGATGTCAAAGTCTGCAGGAGATAAGAAAGTTAGGAGGAGTACTACAGGATATTGCTCTTATGTTTGGGGTAATCTAGTGACATGGAGAAGTAAGAAACAATCAGTAGTTTCTAGAAGTTCAGCTGAAGCAGAATTTAGAGCTCTAGCTCTTGGTATTTGTGAAGGGATTTGGCTAAAAAGATTATTGAGTGAACTGAATCTCTTTGCAGGAGAACCTATAAAAATGCTTTGTGATAATCAAGCTGCCATCAGTATCGCTAAAAATCCAGTTCAACATGACACAACAAAACACATTGAGATAGATCGACACTTCATCACTGAGAAGATAAAAAAATCCCACAATTCAGACTATCTATACTCCATCAAAACTGCAAACTGCTGACATTCTTACCAAAGCTCTTCCTAGGACTATTTTTGATGAACTAGTGTGCAAGCTGGGAATGTATGATATACATAAcccagcttgagggggagtgtagatttatataaatatctttttagttatttggtatttaTCCCTTAAGGATACTAACTAATTAGAGATTATCTTATTTTGTATATTGCTGATTGTTAGGAAATTAGTGAAATTAGTTCCTGACTTTAGGAGATTAGTTAACCTAGGTTATCTGTACATTTGTAATCTGCCTATAAATAGGTTATTCTTTTGATGAATAAATGTACGATTATTCACAAAACCACGTGTTGGTATTCAAACATTAAGGCAATTatatgtatcttcaatttttATTGTAACCTTTCCACACAATAACTTTAGGTTAGTATGTTATGCTCTTTTTATGGGCAAccttttattttcatctttTGATGCATTTTTATTCTTACCAAAATGGCTGCATATATATTTCTTGAAATGTAACTTTGATACATTAAACTATGGATACACGCTTTGTCTACAGATGAAACCTACAGTTATTTGTCTGTGTGTATTCTTATGCTGGGTCCTAATTGTTCTGAAATTTTGCAGTCACTGCAACTCCTCACGAATGCTATCTTCGACCCAGAATGCGAGCCATGTATCCTATTCCatatgttgttttcttttttgtcATTTCTACTACTTTTTATCTCTTGTAGCTGAAGTCCTTGACACAACATAGTATTCTCTCTTGAAATCTATGGGCATATTGTTGGCATGTTTGAGCTGAATAATCTGTAAGCATCACGATTCTTAAGGGTTCCATTTTCTCCTTTTTGCAACAATCCCGGTTTCCATTATAATATATTTCATTTATATTATCTTAgtatatttttctaatttaatatTCTTCCTGGTAATGGATACTGTTGGCTTGTTTATCGTATGTGTGATTCACTTGAGAGTTCAGGTAATAGTTTGAAGTTCCGTTTCTGACAGTGATTTGGTTGTAGCATCTCCAGTAGAGGATTACTTTTTGTATATTGATGATCTTCCATATCCTGAAAAGGTCCAGAGTGTTTATCTTTCTGAGTTCCTGAATCTCATATATGGGATATTGAATTATGGTCTCATTTAGATTATGCATTACAGAGAAAAGCTGAGGAAATAACAAAACCTTTTCTGGATGCTCTTGGTGATGGCTATTCAGTTTGTTGTCAAGGTAAGATTTAATTTTATTGCAGTCTTTAGTACTCAGAGTTGATTCATCCAAGTTAAACTTTCAATTCTCTTCTTTCCATATTACGGCACAACATTGAGTAGAGAACTTTTCTGTTTTTCTATTGTTCCGTGCAAGAATGCTGTTTCTTGTACAGTAAACCCAAgttgttattgtgttttttatttattgtgtGAATAAGAGAGCTATTAGGCTAAGGATTCTATTTTCCAAATTTATCTTCTATGATATCTGAATGGCAAGAAAAGAACCAATTGTCATGCTTTTATGCGGGCATACGATTGATTAGTTATTAGGAACTTATCGGTGTTGACTATATTAAGCTTGATATGAGGAACAAGAAATAAGACGTTCAATCACAAGAACAATAGATTTACGTGGTTCTACTATTTTTGCTACATCCACAGGCGAGGAGCACATAATTCATTAGTACTCGTCAAATTGGTATTACAACAGTATCTCATTTTTTACCCAAGTCCCTAACTTTCAAATGACATGAGATGCAATTACACCGAAAACTCGCACATATGCATATCCCAAGAGTACAAAACAACCATTGCTTATATAGGTCTAAAAGTACAATCCTTTTTCCTAGTAGGATTCACTTAAAGAAGAAGTTCCAAATTTCTATCCTAATTAGGAAAACCGAACTCGATAGGATTCTACACATACCTTAACATTAGCGGGATCTGTTCTGTAAGCATGACTTCACCTAATTGAGGATCATTTTTCCTTGGCAACCAGCAGGCGTTACTGTTCGCTGTTCAGTTTGGTATGTCTGATTAGGGATTGCTATAGGCATAATTTACTGACTCTAGTGAGTGGATGGAAGCAACTACTTGATGGAATATAAATTAGTTTTGCTACATCTCTTTCACAGTATACTTTTTGATCACATGCTTTGCCATGTCTTCAAGTATCTTGGAAGTTTTTTTGCATCATGTATATTTGTCATTACTTGCCAATGATTACTGGTACTTGATTTTGCATTAGGTACCGCATTCTATCCTTTGCAGAGTTGTATGAATCACTCATGCTGCCCAAATGCAAGAGCTTTCAAGAGAGAGGAAGTATGTTCAATTCTTACATACCTATGGAGTTATTGGTTTGTTTTCAGTGATAATTTAACTTTCATGGTGGGATTCATGAATTGTAGGACAGGGATGGACAAGCCACAATTATTGCCCTCAGAACCATTTCTGCAGGCGAAGAGGTAGTCCATTTACTCATTGAACCGCCTTCTTGATGAGAAACATGACTGAAGCTATTAATAAAGAATATGGATTTCGACTGAAAAATCTTCATCTCGCATTTTCAGATTACTATTTCATACATCGAAGAGGACCTTCCGTTTGAAGAAAGGCAATCGTTGCTAGCAGATTATGGTTTCAAATGCAGGTGTTCCAAATGCTTGGAAGAAGACACTCGAATCCAATTAAAATAAA comes from the Euphorbia lathyris chromosome 5, ddEupLath1.1, whole genome shotgun sequence genome and includes:
- the LOC136229252 gene encoding histone-lysine N-methyltransferase ATXR2 produces the protein MDELCAIDTKCASQISALLHPPFSFQLQEYFDELISSRQCRGIKVKQNGEFGKGVYADLGFKEGDLVLKDQMLVGNQHPSNKIDCMVCSFCFQFIGSIELQIGRKLYLQNLGLSASNICDKGINSHISTDLCDFNSSDEEGDGHMNNCEDFAKGASNGSNNEVPLPTGVVESLMSGKLVLPQSDKFPMPAAISCPGGCGEAFYCSKLCAEADWQSSHSLLCIGESSESPSREALLKFIQHADETNDIFLLAAKTIAFTILRYRKLKAAHIKRQSKYKYSAALDHSELPLLLEAWKPISIGYKRRWWECISLPDDVDCSHETAFRMDVRDLAFTSLQLLTNAIFDPECEPLFSLEIYGHIVGMFELNNLDLVVASPVEDYFLYIDDLPYPEKRKAEEITKPFLDALGDGYSVCCQGTAFYPLQSCMNHSCCPNARAFKREEDRDGQATIIALRTISAGEEITISYIEEDLPFEERQSLLADYGFKCRCSKCLEEDTRIQLK